From Candidatus Bathyarchaeota archaeon:
AACGATGTGGAGAAGATGAAGAAATTCTACTCGACGCTTTTCGGTTGGAAAATCGAGAAACTCGAAGGTATGGAATACTACTCTGTAACAACGGTGCCCATGGATGAAAAAGGCAACCTGCTTCGCCCCGGCGTCAACGGCGGTCTCTACAAAAAAGAGCAGCCCCAACAGCAACCGGTAAACTACGTCTACGTGGAATCCGTCGAAGAATACAGCAAAAAAATAGCCGATTTAGGCGGAAAAATCGTAGTTTCAAAGACGGAAGTTCCCGGTATGGGTTGGTTTGCTCTCGCCCAAGACCCAGAAGGCAACACCTTTGGCCTCTTTGAAGTAATGCCGATGGCTTAGTGCAACTTGATTTTCGGTTAAGGGTTAGATAAAACGGCCCTCACATGCAACCCCTTGTTTTAACATCATTTTATAAAAACACCGTGGGTTTTAACTAAATTTGTACTAAAAGCTGATAAACCCCTTCTTTCACTACTTGCCTATTCAACGCTAGAAGGGACCCATATAGGCTGCGGCATCTTTGGCGCAATAAACTACGAAAACCACCCAGTATTCCCCTACGTTTACTGGGGACTCCGTGCCCAAAACCACCGAGGACACCAATCACACGGATTCCTCACATATAACAATGGACAGTTCTACTCATACAAGAACCTAGACCTTGTACCGAAAGTGAAAAGCAACGCCATAAACGAATGGTTCGGGCGCCTCCCCGGATCAGTCGGCATCGGCAACGTCCGCTAC
This genomic window contains:
- a CDS encoding VOC family protein — protein: MDHTIIHFEIPANDVEKMKKFYSTLFGWKIEKLEGMEYYSVTTVPMDEKGNLLRPGVNGGLYKKEQPQQQPVNYVYVESVEEYSKKIADLGGKIVVSKTEVPGMGWFALAQDPEGNTFGLFEVMPMA